One region of Trichosurus vulpecula isolate mTriVul1 chromosome 1, mTriVul1.pri, whole genome shotgun sequence genomic DNA includes:
- the LOC118834496 gene encoding mitochondrial inner membrane protease subunit 2 has product MMPAQGFGRRYVKAFLKGFFVAVPVTVTFLDQVACVARVEGASMQPSLNPGGSHSSDVVLLNHWKVRNYEVQRGDIVSLISPKNPEQKIIKRVIALEGDIIKTMGHKNKYVKVPRGHMWVEGDHHGHSFDSNAFGPVSLGLLHAHATHILWPPERWQRLESILPPERAPVQIKEK; this is encoded by the coding sequence ATGATGCCGGCACAAGGTTTTGGGAGAAGATACGTGAAGGCCTTTTTGAAAGGTTTCTTTGTTGCTGTGCCTGTAACAGTAACTTTCTTAGATCAAGTGGCCTGTGTAGCAAGAGTGGAAGGAGCGTCGATGCAGCCTTCTTTGAATCCTGGGGGAAGCCATTCGTCTGATGTAGTGCTTTTGAACCACTGGAAAGTTAGGAATTATGAAGTGCAGCGTGGCGATATCGTGTCATTGATATCTCCCAAAAACCCAGAGCAGAAGATCATTAAAAGAGTCATTGCTCTGGAAGGAGACATTATCAAAACAATGGGACATAAGAATAAGTACGTGAAGGTCCCACGTGGCCACATGTGGGTGGAAGGTGATCATCATGGACACAGCTTTGACAGTAATGCTTTTGGTCCAGTTTCCCTTGGACTTCTGCATGCTCATGCCACCCATATTCTGTGGCCTCCAGAACGCTGGCAACGTTTGGAATCTATTCTTCCTCCAGAGCGTGCACCAGTTCAGATTAAAGAGAAGTGA